Proteins encoded by one window of Candidatus Nomurabacteria bacterium:
- a CDS encoding class I tRNA ligase family protein, producing MLEDNEQGDKSDAALRPSSAEKSATAGREEAVLQFWKDNTIFQKSLDKDSPKGEFVFYDGPPTANGKPGIHHLEPRCFKDAFPRYKTMRGFHVRRKGGWDTHGLPVELQVEKELGLKSKKEIESYGIAAFNDKCRESVWKYIDEWERFTDRSGYWVDHKNPYITYKSDFIESIWNIVSKVNDKGLLYKDYKVVPWCPRCGTALSSHELAQGYQDDTDLSVTAKFKIVGTENGYFLAWTTTPWTLPGNVGLAVGKDVVYVEAKVGDEILVLAKERLSVIAEPYEIVAEHTGSEMVGMQYEPLYPYLQNLDAGDEKIVNAYKVYPADFVTTTDGTGIVHTAVMYGQEDFELGTKVGLPKFHLVDEAGHFIKGTDFLEGKFVKDEETAVDVIKDLAHRGLLFKKEKYTHSYPHCWRCKTALIYYARDSWYIRMSELRDTLVAENKKINWEPDHTKEGRFGEWIREVKDWAISRERYWGTPLPIWIADDGESLVVDSYETLKKYTKKSGNQYFVMRHGGTEGNIEGVISFKNQENDHLTVEGKKQVATTAQGLVDKRIDLIVSSPFIRTKETAEILREKLGLSNNQVIYIDELHEIDGGDFDGKNWDEYHQYILQKGKSWFDEKIPGGESLQDVGRRTGKVLYDLEKTYTNKNILIVTHGGPAWALFVNAGLFIPTNKEYQPANSHVFVQEFKRFDNAEVRDLPFVPLPHNENYELDPHRPFIDEIVLEHEGKEFRRVKEVMDVWFDSGAMPFAQDHYPFENKDFVEGPGYPADFISEAIDQTRGWFYTLLAVGVLMDRGTAYKNVICLGHILDKDGKKMSKSIGNVVDPWTVINKYGVDTLRLWMYSVNQPGESKNFDERTVGELQRQVFGLLYNILSFYELYRDTESEQRTVNSEQTKNVLDAWILARLDEVVGLTTEKMDVYKALEPVRAIRDFIGDLSTWYLRRSRDRIKDGDVDAKQTLYTVLKTLAQVMAPFAPFASEDIWQRLRHEADVESVHLSNWPEKAGEPNPVILQNMGIVRDLCTVGNALRKKANIPVRQPLAFFFVTEDLADEYKELIKDELNVKAVEKGPVIVFDERITPELKLEGEYREFVRAVQDLRKQAGLTPSDVIILTISPEAESLVTPFMNDFKKTVLAGEVMFADNNGQEVSIGEIIISINIE from the coding sequence ATGTTAGAGGATAATGAACAAGGGGATAAATCAGATGCAGCGCTTCGTCCCTCCAGTGCAGAAAAATCTGCTACGGCGGGCAGGGAAGAAGCTGTTTTGCAGTTTTGGAAAGATAATACTATTTTCCAAAAATCGCTCGATAAAGATTCTCCAAAAGGTGAGTTTGTTTTCTATGATGGTCCGCCGACAGCCAATGGCAAGCCTGGTATTCACCATCTAGAACCTCGGTGTTTCAAAGATGCATTTCCACGGTACAAAACAATGCGGGGATTCCATGTGCGCAGGAAAGGTGGCTGGGATACGCATGGATTGCCTGTTGAGCTCCAAGTCGAAAAAGAATTGGGACTTAAATCCAAAAAAGAAATCGAATCGTACGGTATTGCCGCATTCAATGATAAATGCCGTGAAAGTGTGTGGAAGTATATCGATGAATGGGAACGATTTACTGATCGATCCGGGTATTGGGTAGATCACAAGAATCCGTACATCACCTACAAGAGTGATTTTATTGAATCAATTTGGAATATTGTTTCGAAAGTAAATGACAAAGGCTTGCTCTATAAAGATTACAAAGTCGTACCATGGTGTCCTCGCTGTGGGACAGCACTTTCGTCGCACGAGCTTGCCCAAGGGTATCAAGATGATACAGATCTTTCAGTCACCGCAAAGTTTAAAATTGTCGGAACAGAGAATGGGTATTTTCTAGCATGGACAACGACTCCGTGGACATTGCCAGGCAACGTTGGTTTGGCGGTAGGTAAAGATGTGGTCTATGTAGAAGCAAAAGTCGGAGATGAAATATTGGTATTAGCAAAAGAACGTCTATCTGTTATTGCCGAGCCATATGAAATTGTTGCAGAGCATACGGGTAGCGAAATGGTTGGCATGCAATATGAACCTCTCTACCCATATCTTCAAAATCTTGATGCTGGTGATGAAAAAATAGTAAATGCCTACAAAGTGTATCCTGCAGATTTTGTGACGACGACCGATGGTACGGGTATTGTGCATACGGCAGTTATGTACGGGCAAGAAGACTTCGAGCTTGGTACGAAAGTAGGACTACCAAAATTCCACCTTGTCGATGAAGCGGGGCATTTTATCAAAGGTACGGATTTTCTTGAGGGTAAATTTGTGAAAGATGAAGAGACGGCCGTCGATGTTATCAAAGATTTGGCACACCGAGGATTACTTTTTAAGAAAGAAAAATATACCCACTCATATCCGCATTGTTGGCGATGTAAAACAGCGCTTATCTACTATGCTCGCGATTCTTGGTATATTCGCATGTCAGAATTGCGAGATACGCTGGTTGCTGAAAATAAAAAGATTAATTGGGAGCCGGATCATACTAAAGAAGGACGCTTTGGTGAGTGGATCCGTGAAGTGAAAGATTGGGCGATTTCTCGTGAGCGTTACTGGGGAACACCACTGCCTATCTGGATTGCGGACGATGGAGAGAGTCTCGTAGTTGATTCGTATGAAACATTAAAAAAGTATACAAAGAAATCCGGAAACCAATATTTTGTCATGCGTCATGGTGGCACAGAAGGTAATATTGAAGGTGTGATTAGCTTCAAAAATCAAGAAAATGATCACTTAACAGTAGAAGGTAAAAAGCAAGTTGCAACCACGGCTCAAGGCTTAGTAGACAAAAGGATCGATCTCATTGTTTCTTCGCCATTTATCCGTACGAAAGAAACCGCAGAAATATTACGTGAAAAGCTCGGCCTTTCAAATAATCAGGTTATTTATATCGATGAATTGCACGAAATTGACGGCGGAGATTTCGATGGCAAAAACTGGGATGAATATCACCAGTATATTTTACAAAAGGGAAAGAGCTGGTTTGATGAAAAAATTCCGGGTGGTGAATCTCTCCAGGATGTCGGTAGACGTACAGGTAAGGTACTGTATGACTTAGAGAAAACCTATACAAACAAAAATATTTTAATTGTGACGCACGGTGGTCCAGCATGGGCACTCTTTGTGAATGCGGGGTTATTTATTCCTACAAATAAAGAATACCAGCCGGCAAATTCTCACGTGTTTGTCCAAGAATTTAAACGTTTTGACAATGCTGAGGTGAGGGACTTGCCGTTTGTACCACTTCCTCACAATGAAAATTATGAACTTGATCCACATCGGCCATTTATCGATGAAATCGTACTGGAACACGAGGGCAAGGAATTCCGCCGGGTAAAAGAAGTCATGGATGTCTGGTTTGATTCAGGTGCTATGCCATTCGCGCAGGATCATTATCCATTTGAGAATAAAGACTTCGTCGAAGGTCCAGGTTATCCAGCTGATTTTATTTCAGAAGCTATTGATCAGACACGCGGTTGGTTCTATACACTCCTCGCTGTAGGTGTACTTATGGATCGAGGCACCGCATACAAGAATGTTATTTGTCTCGGGCATATTCTCGATAAAGACGGCAAGAAAATGTCGAAATCAATCGGGAACGTTGTGGATCCTTGGACTGTGATTAACAAATACGGTGTGGATACGCTGAGACTTTGGATGTACTCAGTCAACCAGCCGGGTGAATCCAAGAATTTCGATGAGCGAACAGTGGGGGAACTCCAACGGCAAGTATTTGGGCTCCTGTACAATATTTTATCATTCTATGAATTGTATAGAGATACAGAAAGTGAACAGCGAACAGTAAATAGTGAACAGACTAAAAATGTTTTGGATGCATGGATACTGGCTCGGCTTGATGAAGTTGTGGGACTTACGACAGAAAAGATGGATGTATACAAAGCACTAGAGCCTGTACGGGCAATTCGAGACTTTATTGGAGACCTATCTACATGGTATTTGCGTCGTTCGAGGGATCGCATCAAAGATGGTGATGTTGATGCGAAGCAAACATTATATACAGTATTAAAAACTCTCGCTCAAGTGATGGCGCCATTTGCACCATTTGCTTCGGAAGATATATGGCAACGATTACGACATGAGGCAGACGTAGAAAGTGTACATCTTTCTAATTGGCCAGAAAAAGCTGGAGAACCTAATCCCGTAATTTTGCAAAATATGGGTATAGTTCGGGATTTGTGCACGGTTGGCAATGCACTTAGAAAGAAAGCCAATATTCCCGTGCGCCAGCCGCTCGCGTTCTTCTTCGTCACCGAAGATCTTGCGGATGAATACAAAGAACTTATCAAAGATGAGCTTAATGTCAAAGCAGTTGAGAAAGGTCCAGTGATTGTTTTCGATGAGCGCATTACGCCGGAGTTAAAACTTGAAGGAGAGTATCGTGAATTTGTCCGAGCAGTACAAGATTTGCGCAAACAAGCTGGTCTTACACCAAGTGATGTCATTATACTTACTATTTCTCCAGAGGCGGAATCACTCGTGACGCCGTTTATGAATGATTTCAAAAAGACTGTATTAGCAGGCGAAGTCATGTTTGCAGATAATAATGGACAAGAAGTAAGTATTGGAGAAATTATTATTTCGATTAACATAGAGTGA
- a CDS encoding PH domain-containing protein, whose amino-acid sequence MTLHPGETKIAVYRRHWFYFVTETLLFGLLAVFPLVAGTILPTYIPFQIPSYVSILFHFLYTLWLLFVWITFFISYTNYILDLWILTSERLVNVEQIGIFSREVSTLQIEKVQDITVTRSGLLDELLGTGSLLVESAGADKKFFMSKIANAERVKEHILKIVEAKTHEVKTVRIEK is encoded by the coding sequence ATGACCTTACACCCAGGTGAAACTAAAATAGCAGTCTATCGCAGACACTGGTTCTATTTTGTCACTGAGACACTCCTCTTTGGATTGCTTGCTGTTTTCCCTCTTGTTGCAGGCACCATACTGCCGACCTATATACCATTTCAAATTCCCTCATATGTGTCAATTTTATTTCATTTTCTCTATACGCTCTGGCTTTTATTTGTTTGGATAACCTTTTTTATTTCCTACACCAATTATATTCTCGACCTTTGGATTCTGACTTCAGAGAGACTCGTCAATGTCGAGCAAATCGGCATATTCTCACGTGAGGTTTCAACTCTACAGATTGAGAAAGTTCAAGACATCACCGTTACAAGAAGTGGACTACTCGATGAGCTCTTAGGCACTGGCAGCCTTCTCGTCGAAAGCGCTGGTGCTGATAAAAAGTTTTTCATGTCGAAAATTGCTAATGCAGAACGCGTCAAAGAGCATATTCTCAAAATCGTCGAGGCAAAAACTCATGAAGTGAAGACCGTGCGAATCGAAAAGTAA